DNA from Salinispora arenicola:
GGCGCGGACATCGGCGAGCGCGGCCCCGATGGCGGTGGTCGCCGAGTTCGACTTCGGGGCCGTGCTCAGGTGGATCACCGCTTGGGCCAGGTTGAGCTGGGCCTCCGGCAGGCCGACATACTCCACCGCGTGGGCGGCGGCGGTGGCCACGCCGAGCGCGCCCGGGTCGGCCATGCCGACGTCCTCACTGGCGAAGATGACCATCCGTCTGGCAATGAACCGTGGATCCTCCCCGGCCACCAGCATCCGGGCCAACCAGTGCAGCGCGGCGTCCACGTCGGAGCCACGCATGCTCTTGATGAACGCACTGGTCACGTCGTAGTGGCCGTCACCGTCACGGTCGTAGCGGACGGCGGCGCTGTCCACCGCCTGCTCGGCGGTGGACAGGTCGATGTGGCTGGCGCCGACCGCGGTGGCGGAGGCGGCCGCGGCCTCGAGGGCAGTGAGCGCCTTGCGCACGTCACCGGCGGCGAGCCGGACCAGGTGCTCCTCGGCGTCGGGGGCCAGCGCGGGCGTGCCGCCCAGACCGCGACCGTCGACGACCGCACGGCGGAGCAGGCTGCGCACCGCGTCGTCGTCCAGCGGTTGCAGGGTGAGCAGCACGCACCGGGACAACAGCGGTGAGATGACCGAGAAGTACGGGTTCTCGGTCGTCGCCGCCAGCAGGGTCACGGTCCGGTCCTCGACCGCGGCGAGCAGCGAATCCTGTTGGGTCTTGCTGAACCGGTGCACCTCGTCGATGAAGAGCACAGTCGGCGGACCACCGGTGCGGCGCTGCCGGCGGGCGGCCTCGATGACCGCGCGGACGTCCTTCACGCCGGCGTTGAGCGCCGACATGGCTACGAAGCGACGGTCGGTGGCGCCGGCCACCAGGTGCGCGATGGTGGTCTTACCGCTGCCGGGCGGCCCCCAGAGGATCACCGACATCGGTGCGGCCCCGGAGACGAGTTGGTGCAGCGGAGCGCCGGGAGCGCGGAGGTGGTCCTGGCCGATCAGCTCGTCGAGGCTGGTCGGACGCATCCGGACGGCCAGCGGCGCGTCGTCCCCAGCCGGCGTGAACCCGGCCACCCCGACCGGGCCCGCGGGCGCGGACGTCGCGGCTGCGGGCTCCCCGAGGGAGAAGAGGGCGTTGGGATCCATCACGGGAACAGTACCGGGCGCGGCCGGGGCCGCCGGAATCAGCGCCGCGAGCGAATCCGCGTGCTGCTGCCCGGCTCGGACCCGCCACCGGCCGAGCGGCCGGTGGCGGGTCCGGTCAGCGCCGGGACGCGGACGCGTCCGCGGTCGGGGTGTTGCCGCGGTCGGTGGGCCCGCCGGGTGGGACGTCCGGTGACGGCGGCTCGGGCTGGGCGACGATCGTCGGCGCGCCGTCGGCCGGAGCGGGGGAAGTAACGCCCCTCGCTCGCCAGGCGGGCAGGTACAGCGGCGCGGCGACCGCGAGGACGACCGCGCCGACCAGCATCGCGACGCTGACGCTGCTCCGGTCGGCGATCAGACCGAGCACGACTCCCCCGGCAGCTGCGGCGGGCATGGCCATCATCGAGTTCAACGAGACCACACTGGTCCGGTAGGGACCGTCGACCTGCCGATGCACCAGTCCCATGTGCAACGGATTCGAGGCGCCGTGCACGGTGTGGCACGCGACGTAGGCGACCAGCACGCCGACCGGTCCGGCGATCAGCGCCATCCCGACCACGGTGGCCCCCTGGATGATCCGCAACAGCGCCGCGCCCGGGGCGGCGCCCAGCCACCGGATGATCAGCGGGGTCAGCGCCGCACCACCGGCACTCGCGAGCCAGGCCACCGTGCTCGCCGGCCCGAGTAGTGCCGCAGCCCGGTCGGCGTCGCCGAGCACCTCGGCGAGGCGAACCGGCAGCAGGTTCTCGAACGTGGTCAGGCCAAAGCCCCAGAAGAGCTCGACCGAGATCAGGGCGAGCAGCACCCGGGAACGACGCAGGAGCCCGACCGCCTCGCCGACCTTTCGGGAGGCCTCGGCGACCGAGGTTCGTAGCGCCCGCGGCCCACTGGTCGGACGACTCTCGCGCAGCAGGGCGAGCAGGGCGATCAACCCGACGGCCTG
Protein-coding regions in this window:
- a CDS encoding replication-associated recombination protein A, with protein sequence MDPNALFSLGEPAAATSAPAGPVGVAGFTPAGDDAPLAVRMRPTSLDELIGQDHLRAPGAPLHQLVSGAAPMSVILWGPPGSGKTTIAHLVAGATDRRFVAMSALNAGVKDVRAVIEAARRQRRTGGPPTVLFIDEVHRFSKTQQDSLLAAVEDRTVTLLAATTENPYFSVISPLLSRCVLLTLQPLDDDAVRSLLRRAVVDGRGLGGTPALAPDAEEHLVRLAAGDVRKALTALEAAAASATAVGASHIDLSTAEQAVDSAAVRYDRDGDGHYDVTSAFIKSMRGSDVDAALHWLARMLVAGEDPRFIARRMVIFASEDVGMADPGALGVATAAAHAVEYVGLPEAQLNLAQAVIHLSTAPKSNSATTAIGAALADVRAGRGGPVPRVLRDAHYPGAKGLGHGTGYRYPHDDQRGVVHQQYAPDDLVGADYYRPSQHGAERAVADRLPLLRRIIRGSSPTTARRQVAAPTGTVAGNGRRLAGPGDDGAYDSGADATEEGQQ
- a CDS encoding MFS transporter, with the protein product MTAVLSVRQIHVRYLVLLSLRWLPVGLLIPIFVLLMQERGLTLTQIGLALAAQGVIVFALELPTAGLADAVGRRPVLVIAAVVNLASGVLFIVADSFALLLAVWALQGVYRALDSGPLESWYVDSTIAVDPDAEYERGLGQGGTALGIAIAAGALLSGGLVALGPVGPVSALTMPVVVAGALQAVGLIALLALLRESRPTSGPRALRTSVAEASRKVGEAVGLLRRSRVLLALISVELFWGFGLTTFENLLPVRLAEVLGDADRAAALLGPASTVAWLASAGGAALTPLIIRWLGAAPGAALLRIIQGATVVGMALIAGPVGVLVAYVACHTVHGASNPLHMGLVHRQVDGPYRTSVVSLNSMMAMPAAAAGGVVLGLIADRSSVSVAMLVGAVVLAVAAPLYLPAWRARGVTSPAPADGAPTIVAQPEPPSPDVPPGGPTDRGNTPTADASASRR